A region of Coregonus clupeaformis isolate EN_2021a unplaced genomic scaffold, ASM2061545v1 scaf0801, whole genome shotgun sequence DNA encodes the following proteins:
- the LOC121561646 gene encoding protein NLRC3-like has translation MTQDTSSKSVQKPRAESPAPSLLSMKSDQPPAFSQEALPDDNKEVESLDSEDALKITHNLLDRRSQTLLTVQQDIKAKLKHKYQHISEGIGHHGNQSMLKDIYTELYIIEGGSGGVNNEHEVRQIEMASKKQTTQETPINCNDIFKPLAGQDKPIRTVLTKGIAGIGKTVSVQKVILDWAEGKANQDVHFMFPLPFRDLNLKKDQYSLMQVLSHYFSELKEIDNIEDGETKTVFIFDGLDECRLPLDFKNNERCCDVTKPTSVDVLLTNLIKGNLLPSALLWITSRPAAANQIPPECVDQVTEVRGFNDPQKEEYFRKKITDQNLANEIIKHMKTSRSLHIMCHMPVFCWISATVLEMMLKEAEKDEVPKTLTQMFTHFTLIQIIVKNKKYNKATETNPKELSQSDKEMILKLAKLAFQQLQKGNLIFYEEDLRECGLDVTEASEYSALCTEIFKEESGLNQEKVYSFVHLSIQEFLAAVHALESCLDKKENVFSTTSEDEDEESIQLSDLHRRAVDQALKTENGHLDLFLRFLLGLSLESNQNLLRGLLTQTGSTTQSNEETVERTVKYLSDTIKRESSPERIINLFHCLNELGANSLVEEMQTSLRSGTLSETELEPQQCSALAYLLLMSEEVLEEFDLKTYTTSEEGYQRLMPVVKTCKRALLDCCKLTYESCETLASALQTPNSPLRELDLSYNDLGDRGVKLLCVGLTSALCNIQTLVLSGCLVTEEGCAALSSALRSNPSHLKELDLSYNHPGDSAGGLLSAALVDPTDKLMKLNVDHGGEFRVKPGLRKYACHLTLDPNTANPYLILSEGNRKVTRVKEKQHYEDHPDRFDRLPQVLCREDLSGSRYYWEVERDDDGAGIGVAYKGMKRKGVEKDSWIGLNRKSWGLFCSNRGYNFYHAGVIRSIPGPVSNRVGVYLDWPAGTLSFCSVSSSGTLTHLYTKHTTFTEPLYPGFEVYSSSSVTLCQIDDQHIQSRDHGGECCIK, from the exons atgactcAAGACACCAGTTCTAAGAG TGTCCAGAAGCCCAGAGCAGAGTCACCTGCCCCCAGCCTGCTATCAATGAAGAGTGATCAGCCACCTGCTTTCAGCCAGGAAGCATTACCAGATGACAATAAGGAAGTGGAGAGTTTGGACAGTGAGGATGCATTAAAGATCACACACAACCTTCTGGACAGAAGAA GTCAAACTCTTCTGACAGTCCAACAAGACATTAAGGCTAAACTGAAACACAAGTATCAACACATATCTGAAGGAATTGGACACCATGGAAACCAAAGTATGTTAAAGgacatctacacagagctctacatcatagagggtggaagtggaggggtcaataatgaacatgaggtgagacagatagagatggcatccaagaaacaaaccacacaagagacaccaatcaATTGCAACGACATCTTCAAGCCTTTAgctggacaagacaaacctatcagaactgtgctgacaaaaggaatcgctggcattggaaaaacagtctctgtgcagaaggtcatccttgactgggcagagggaaaagcaaatcaggacgtTCATTTCATGTTTCCTCTTCCTTTCCGTGATCTGAACCTGAAAAAGGACCAATACAGTCTGATGCAAGTTCTTTCCCACTACTTCTCAGAGCTGAAAGAGATTGACAACATTGAAGATGGTGAAACCAAAACTGTTTTCatttttgatggtctggatgagtgtcgACTTCCTCTAGACTTCAAAAACAATGAGAGGTGCTGTGATGTCACGAAGCCAACCTCAGTGGACgtgctgctgacaaacctcatcaaggggaatctgcttccctctgctctcctctggataacctcacggcctgcagcagccaatcagatcccacctgagtgtgttgaccaggtgacagaggtacgagggttcaatgatccacagaaggaggagtacttcaggaagaaaatcacagatcagaatctggccaatgaaatcatcaaacacatgaagacatcaaggagcctccacatcatgtgccacatgccagtcttctgttggatatcAGCCACTGTCCTTGAGATGATGCTGAAAGAGGCAGAGAAGGATGAAGTCCCCAAAACTCTGACCCAGATGTTCACACACTTCACGCTCATCCAAATCATTGTGaagaacaagaagtacaacaaagCCACAGAGACAAACCCAAAGGAACTGTCTCAGTCAGACAAAGAGATGATCCTGAAACTGGCAAAGCTGGCTTTCCAACAGCTGCAGAAGGGCAACCTGATCTTCTATGAGGAGGACCTGAGAGAGTGTGGCCTTGATGTCACAGAGGCATCAGAGTACTCAGCATTGTGTACAGAGATCTTTAAAGAAGAATCTGGGCTGAACCAAGAGAAGGTCTACAGctttgtgcatctgagcattcaggagtttctagcAGCAGTGCATGCTTTAGAATCATGTCTGGACaagaaggaaaatgttttttccACCACTAGTGAGGATGAAGATGAGGAGTCAATCCAGTTGTCTGACTTACACAGGAGAGCAGTGGACCAGGCCTTGAAGACTGAgaatggacacctggacctgttcctccgcttccttctgggtctctcactggagtccaatcagaatctGTTACGAGGCCTTCTGACACAGACAGGaagtacaacacagagcaatgAGGAAACAGTTGAGAGAACAGTCAAGTACCTTTCAGACACGATCAAAAGGGAATCCTCACCAGAAAGGATCATCAacttgttccactgtctgaatgaacttggTGCCAACTCTCTAGTTGAAGAAATGCAAACCTCCCTGCGATCAGGAACTCTTTCAGAAACAGAGCTAGAACCTCAACAATGTTcagccctggcctacctgttactgatgtcagaggaggtgctggaggagttTGACCTGAAGACATACACCACATCAGAGGAAGGTTATCAGAGGTTAATGCCGGTAGTGAAAACCTGCAAGAGAGCACT actggattgctgtaaactcacatatgaatcctgtgagactctggcctcagctctgcagacaccaaactcccccctgagagaactggacctcagctacaatgacctgggagacagaggagtgaagctgctctgtgttggactaaccagtgcactctgcaacatacagacactagt gctgtctggctgtctggtcacagaggagggctgtgctgctctgtcttcagctctgaggtcaaacccctcccacctgaaagagctggacctgagctacaatcacccaggagactctgcAGGGGGACTGCTTTCAGCTGCTCTGGTGGATCCCACAGATAAACTGATGAAGCTGAA TGTGGATCATGGTGGAGAGTTCAGGGTGAAACCAGGGCTGAGGAAAT ATGCCTGTCATCTCACCCTGGACCCAAATACAGCAAACCCATACCTGATACTGTCTGAGGGGAACAGGAAGGTGACacgggtgaaggagaagcagcaTTATGAAGACCATCCAGACAGATTTGACCGTCTTCCCCAAGTTCTCTGCAGAGAAGACTTATCTGGATCTCGttattactgggaggtggagagggatgatGACGGGGCTGGCATTGGTGTGGCGTACAAAGGAATGAAGAGGAAGGGAGTGGAGAAGGACAGTTGGATTGGACTCAATAGGAAGTCCTGGGGTTTATTCTGCTCTAACAGAGGTTATAACTTTTACCATGCTGGAGTCATCAGATCCATCCCTGGTCCTGTTTCTAACAGAgttggagtgtatctggactggccagctggTACTTTGTCCTTCTGTAGTGTGTCCTCCTCTGGTACACTGACACACCTTTACACAAAACACACCACATTCACTgaacccctctatcctgggtttgaggtttactcctcctcctcagtgacccTGTGTCAGATAGATGACCAACACATTCAAAG Cagagaccatggtggagagtgttgtatcaag
- the LOC121560592 gene encoding NACHT, LRR and PYD domains-containing protein 1 homolog, producing MFRHRTPKGRYECTVSGLRWVCERDVILKYHFRNWEPYSQLLKDMQYGQGGPLLDITMELGELEEVHLPHFVCLGTNPSLRNEMKILHVEEHGVSVEEVHEVTRFHAKILHPKFSVISVILSYIFFWNVDVHCDVVLYMAVKKATVISRLYMLLRNSSQKEAVRDREKYQVSQGYSELVLSSPNRSLKLNSWFAVKNPHSSSINPEKIQLLPADTTPSCCKMVVRNTGVDIEMELIGDDERTVWRDMVPTDEYIPETHSTSAVLGAGRPAESSLTGSTEQQLGSVRTEFVRRVSGPVLDGLLDGLLQHTVINQEEMESVKVIAERAEKARDIIDMVLRKGTEPCSRMINLLGELDPCLWSQLQI from the exons ATGTTCAG GCACAGGACACCCAAAGGGCGTTATGAGTGCACAGTGTCTGGGCTCCgctgggtgtgtgagagagatgtcaTTCTGAAGTATCACTTCAGGAACTGGGAACCCTACAGTCAACTTCTGAAAGACATGCAGTACGGACAAGGTGGTCCATTGCTGGACATCACTATGGAGTTAGGTGAACTGGAGGAAGTTCATCTGCCACACTTTGTCTGTTTAG GGACCAACCCTTCCCTGAGGAATGAGATGAAGATTCTTCATGTAGAGGAACATGGAGTGTCTGTTGAGGAAGTGCATGAGGTCACCAGATTCCATGCTAAGATTCTCCATCCCAAGTTCTCAGTTATCTCTGTTATACTgagctatatatttttttggaACGTAGATGTCCACTGTGACGTGGTCCTCTATATGGCAGTAAAAAAGGCAACAGTAATTTCACGGCTGTACATGCTCCTCAGAAACTCCAGTCAGAAAGAG GCTGTTCGGGACCGGGAGAAATATCAGGTGTCCCAAGGATATTCAGAACTGGTCCTGTCAAGTCCAAACAGGTCCTTAAAGCTGAACAGTTGGTTTGCAGTCAAGaatccccattcctcctccatcaatccAGAG AAGATTCAGCTGTTACCTGCAGACACCACACCAAGCTGTTGTAAGATGGTTGTGAGAAACACAGGGGTTGACATTGAGATGGAGTTAATCGGGGATGATGAGAGGACAGTATGGAGAGATATGGTACCAACAG ATGAATACATCCCTGAAACCCATTCAACTA GTGCTGTGTTGGGGGCAGGGCGTCCGGCTGAGAGCAGTCTGACTGGTTCTACAGAGCAGCAGCTGGGTTCTGTACGGACAGAGTTTGTGAGACGAGTGTCAGGACCTGTCCTGGATGGTCTGCTGGATGGACTCCTGCAACACACAGTCATCAACCAGGAGGAAATGGAGTCAGTAAAGGTGATAGCTGAGAGGGCAGAGAAGGCACGTGACATCATCGACATGGTGTTGAGAAAAGGAACTGAGCCATGTTCCAGGATGATCAACCTTCTTGGAGAGCTGGACCCCTGTCTTTGGTCACAGCTTCAGATCTAA